The Acidimicrobiales bacterium nucleotide sequence GGTTGCCTTGTCGGCCCCCCCCTCGCGGCGCGTACTTCAGCTGAGAACCCCTCCTGAGCAGCTCGGACCACGGAGCAAATGAATCGTCTCAGTTCAGGCTGACGTCGTCCGGGTAGTCGCCAAGCAGAGAGGCAATCCCGACTTGCCGCCCTAGGACATGGCGCCACAACCCGTCAGGGTCGGGGGAGCGAACGTCCTCCTCATGGGAATCGACGACCATCCAGCCTCCAGCGGCCAACTCGGCCTCCAGTTGGTTGGCGCTCCATCCGGCGTAGCCGGCGAAGAGCCGCACCTCGTCGATCTCAGGCACCTCAGTGGGGTCGCGGTGTAGGTCGACGACACCTATCCGACCCATCAGCGGGCTGAGC carries:
- a CDS encoding YqgE/AlgH family protein; amino-acid sequence: MDPNFARTVILMLEHTDEGALGVILNRPRLVGGGEAVPRWAPRLAYPARLHNGGPVSTDSVIGLGRGPVGPLQGLSPLMGRIGVVDLHRDPTEVPEIDEVRLFAGYAGWSANQLEAELAAGGWMVVDSHEEDVRSPDPDGLWRHVLGRQVGIASLLGDYPDDVSLN